In one window of Candidatus Acetothermia bacterium DNA:
- a CDS encoding long-chain-fatty-acid--CoA ligase → MRTLPQVLEETAKKHPDRPAVFYEGKTLTYRDLASEVERLAAGLVELGVEPGDKVAIWMSNVPEWIVAYFAVARAGGVVVPMNTRYKTHEVVYILGNSEAKAAFLAPGFLGIDYTGMLGEVRPKLPLLREVIAVGEGAPGARPYAEVLALGDTPAARAELARRQNAIHPEDCVFILYTSGTTGEPKGAMLSHHNMAENARQITEIMEVTEQDVFLLAVPFFHCFGCVMGILGAITWGAAIVPMPIFKPDEALRLVEKHRVSILYGVPTMFVLELEEQRQAKAAGRPYDVSSLRTGIMAGAPCPVEVMRGTMDELGCNVCICYGLTEASPVITMTRFSDPIDKRVETVGKTLPGVEVKVVDDARREVPLGETGELACRGYNVMLGYWKNPEATRQVIDEGGWLYSGDLATLDAEGYVRIVGRKKDMYIVGGFNVYPAEVEEVLFTHPGIQNVAVVGVPDRVMGEVGMAFIIPRQGTHLDPQEVVDFCAHRIAGFKVPRYVVVATEFPMTPSGKVQKYKLVEQGRELIAQGKVRKLEPRKTGR, encoded by the coding sequence ATGCGTACGCTGCCCCAGGTGCTTGAGGAGACGGCCAAGAAGCACCCGGACCGCCCCGCCGTGTTCTACGAGGGGAAGACCCTCACCTACCGCGACCTCGCCAGCGAGGTGGAGCGGTTGGCGGCGGGCTTGGTGGAGCTGGGGGTCGAGCCCGGGGACAAGGTCGCGATCTGGATGTCCAACGTCCCGGAGTGGATCGTGGCCTACTTCGCGGTCGCCCGGGCCGGTGGGGTGGTGGTGCCGATGAACACCCGCTACAAGACCCACGAGGTCGTGTACATCCTCGGCAACTCCGAAGCCAAGGCGGCCTTCCTTGCCCCTGGGTTCCTGGGAATCGACTACACAGGGATGCTCGGGGAGGTACGGCCGAAGCTCCCCCTCCTGCGGGAGGTGATCGCCGTGGGCGAGGGCGCTCCCGGGGCGCGCCCGTACGCAGAGGTCCTGGCCTTGGGCGATACCCCTGCCGCCCGGGCTGAGCTCGCCCGCCGCCAGAACGCGATCCACCCTGAGGACTGCGTGTTCATCCTGTACACGTCCGGCACCACCGGGGAGCCCAAGGGGGCGATGCTCTCCCACCACAACATGGCCGAGAACGCCCGCCAGATCACGGAGATCATGGAGGTGACAGAGCAAGACGTGTTCCTCCTCGCGGTGCCGTTCTTCCACTGCTTCGGGTGCGTGATGGGGATCCTGGGGGCGATCACGTGGGGGGCGGCGATCGTGCCGATGCCCATTTTCAAGCCCGACGAGGCCCTTCGCCTCGTGGAGAAGCACCGGGTGAGCATCCTCTACGGGGTGCCCACGATGTTCGTCCTTGAGCTCGAGGAGCAGCGCCAGGCCAAGGCCGCCGGCCGGCCCTACGACGTGTCCTCGCTCCGCACCGGGATCATGGCCGGGGCGCCGTGCCCGGTGGAGGTGATGCGGGGGACGATGGACGAGCTCGGGTGCAACGTGTGCATCTGCTACGGTCTCACCGAGGCCTCTCCCGTGATCACCATGACTAGGTTTTCGGACCCGATCGATAAACGGGTGGAGACGGTGGGCAAGACCCTCCCCGGGGTCGAGGTCAAGGTGGTGGACGATGCCCGGCGGGAGGTCCCCCTCGGGGAGACCGGGGAACTCGCGTGTCGGGGGTACAACGTGATGCTCGGGTACTGGAAGAACCCCGAGGCCACCCGGCAGGTCATCGACGAAGGGGGTTGGCTCTACTCCGGCGACCTCGCCACCCTCGATGCCGAGGGGTACGTGCGGATCGTCGGCCGGAAGAAGGACATGTACATCGTGGGCGGGTTCAACGTGTACCCGGCGGAGGTGGAGGAGGTCCTGTTCACCCACCCCGGGATCCAGAACGTGGCCGTGGTCGGGGTGCCGGACCGGGTGATGGGCGAGGTGGGGATGGCGTTCATCATCCCCCGCCAGGGCACACATCTGGACCCCCAGGAGGTCGTGGACTTCTGCGCCCACAGGATCGCCGGGTTCAAGGTCCCGCGGTACGTGGTGGTGGCCACGGAGTTCCCCATGACCCCCTCAGGGAAGGTCCAGAAGTAC